The following coding sequences are from one Primulina eburnea isolate SZY01 chromosome 15, ASM2296580v1, whole genome shotgun sequence window:
- the LOC140815092 gene encoding uncharacterized protein yields the protein MAAEVSSLLRMINGGGNTKESGPTGKSTSPITRDFLGGGCTLESKELDLDLQVPCGWEKRLDLKSGKVYLQRSNPSNSPSSTSETKPKTCENFTSYEDLNFPPMSKQTLNLFDDSTLDLKLVSSLSGSPSSSNYQSVCTLDKVKSALERAEKESIKKRSISMSKTSSSRSNSSSSIKDSDLDHHHQEQKSSGSFAAGCPNCLLYVLISKNNPFCPRCNSYVPLPVSPAKKPRIDLNISI from the exons ATGGCAGCCGAAGTCAGCTCTTTGCTCAGAATGATCAACGGTGGTGGTAATACGAAGGAGTCGGGGCCAACCGGGAAATCAACGTCCCCGATCACTAGGGACTTTCTTGGTGGGGGTTGTACCCTGGAATCCAAAGAACTCGACCTCGACTTGCAGGTGCCTTGTGGCTGGGAAAAGCGCCTAGATTTAAAG TCAGGAAAGGTGTATCTTCAGAGAAGCAATCCGTCAAACTCACCCTCTTCGACCTCAGAAACGAAGCCGAAAACGTGCGAAAATTTCACAAGCTATGAAGACCTCAATTTCCCTCCAATGTCGAAACAGACCTTAAACCTTTTCGACGACTCGACCTTGGACCTAAAGCTAGTTTCCTCGCTGTCTGGGTCGCCGTCATCCTCGAACTATCAAAGCGTATGCACTCTGGACAAAGTAAAGTCTGCACTCGAGAGGGCGGAGAAAGAATCCATCAAGAAACGTTCAATATCAATGTCCAAAACATCTTCATCACGCTCGAATTCTTCGTCCTCGATCAAAGACAGTGATCTTGATCATCATCATCAAGAGCAGAAGTCATCAGGCTCGTTTGCTGCAGGGTGCCCCAATTGTTTGCTTTATGTTCTGATCTCGAAAAACAACCCCTTCTGCCCCCGATGCAACAGTTATGTGCCGTTGCCCGTGTCCCCAGCCAAGAAACCTCGTATCGACCTTAACATCtccatttga
- the LOC140814986 gene encoding auxin-responsive protein SAUR71-like gives MKKLMRRLSKVADSSSYCLLRTEAKDASRAGSCRRSNGGVPQGHFPVYVGDEMERFVVSADLLNHPIFVKLLENSAKEYGYEQQGVLRIPCHVFLFERVLEALRIGGESCDLQELLESLSDDQW, from the coding sequence ATGAAGAAGCTAATGCGGAGATTATCGAAGGTTGCCGATTCCTCGAGCTATTGTCTGCTACGGACTGAAGCGAAGGATGCGTCCCGCGCGGGATCGTGCCGGAGAAGTAACGGCGGTGTTCCGCAGGGGCATTTCCCGGTATACGTTGGCGATGAGATGGAGAGATTTGTGGTGAGCGCGGATTTATTGAATCACCCCATCTTCGTGAAGCTGCTCGAAAATTCGGCGAAGGAGTACGGGTACGAGCAGCAAGGCGTGCTCCGGATCCCCTGCCACGTGTTCCTCTTCGAACGCGTGCTCGAGGCGCTCCGCATCGGCGGTGAGTCGTGCGATCTTCAGGAGCTGCTGGAATCGCTGTCAGATGATCAGTGGTAG